In the genome of Ignavibacteriales bacterium, one region contains:
- a CDS encoding T9SS type A sorting domain-containing protein, with protein sequence MIWFTTSLARSIGSVESQSFNDQLRQYALQNDIILFDVADILSHTPWGTPCYDNRDGVAYTFGSNSENYPDDGIEIPAICQEYTTETEGGHLGSVSSGKIRVVKAFWVLMARIAGWDGGITSANENVISLPENLKLYQNHPNPFNPSTKIKFEIPGVGSSNSTNVTLKIYNVLGNEITTLINEVKAPGTYEVEFNTTSVERKLSSGVYFYTLTAGNFSQTKKLVLIK encoded by the coding sequence ATGATCTGGTTCACAACGTCACTTGCCCGTTCAATCGGTTCTGTTGAATCACAATCATTCAATGATCAGCTAAGGCAGTATGCATTGCAGAATGACATAATACTTTTTGATGTTGCGGATATATTGTCGCACACTCCGTGGGGCACTCCCTGTTATGATAACAGGGATGGTGTTGCCTACACGTTTGGAAGTAATTCCGAAAATTATCCTGATGACGGAATTGAAATACCGGCTATCTGCCAGGAATATACAACTGAAACAGAGGGTGGACATCTTGGTTCTGTTTCATCAGGAAAAATCCGGGTTGTAAAAGCGTTCTGGGTTTTGATGGCAAGAATAGCGGGCTGGGATGGCGGTATTACATCAGCAAATGAAAATGTAATTTCACTACCTGAAAATCTTAAACTATATCAAAACCATCCAAACCCTTTTAATCCATCAACAAAGATTAAATTTGAAATTCCTGGCGTTGGATCAAGTAACAGCACCAACGTGACGCTGAAAATATATAATGTGCTTGGAAATGAAATCACTACTCTTATCAATGAAGTAAAAGCACCGGGCACATACGAGGTTGAGTTTAATACAACATCTGTTGAACGTAAACTTTCATCAGGGGTTTATTTTTATACTTTGACAGCAGGAAATTTTTCACAGACAAAAAAACTCGTGCTGATTAAATAA
- a CDS encoding T9SS type A sorting domain-containing protein, which yields MKKLLLLLVIALISESFSQTSIDFTNFNSSSANGWMTANGSQPNKWAIGGAASYYDFFSRSGAYISNDMGTTYGYDDDTTSVVHLYKDIAINSVTKDMMLTFKLMCLGEENHDYLTVHVVSSSITPQAGIELTDGLVGRSEYSGDDYWRGYSINLKRDLYPENFMRIVFTWKNDNNGTGTNPAALDEIRISELSMNYNTFHSKINLPSGRYYGGSLMSGYSAYFVGGDVGGPPTQQAVEIDYGGQAGKDLPQIPEAVRLNELTKINGKIFSIGGFNTGATDPTNEIYSLDLKSFQWAAEDSFPKKIFYHRLATHDWKAIYSIGGSDETNQLLNSVYYKLAASTNWQEATPLPGDGRADGGLAILDRENKIFYVGGFTNSFDFQRQVDSVFIGTIDTSNPGVITWKTGTSFPGGPRARLRAFPWGRDKVIVVGGTDGGNFNTSTIFNDVWEYDLSEDQWTLLGNMPLALCAYMGGTERLSGGLWAMYLGGGIKPGPAISNTTYAYFDTVQTPTSVEDNEIIVNDYFLSQNYPNPFNPTTKIKFSIPQTTRPLPGGERGGLVTLKVYDILGNEVATLVNETKPAGTYEVEFNAEGLSSGVYFYQLKAGSFISTKKLLLLK from the coding sequence ATGAAAAAGTTATTGTTACTGTTAGTCATTGCTCTTATCTCCGAATCATTCTCTCAGACCAGTATTGACTTCACAAATTTTAATAGTTCATCAGCAAACGGCTGGATGACGGCTAATGGTTCTCAGCCAAATAAATGGGCAATTGGAGGCGCTGCAAGCTACTATGATTTTTTTTCACGATCCGGCGCTTATATAAGTAATGATATGGGAACAACGTATGGTTACGATGACGATACCACTTCGGTTGTTCATCTTTACAAAGACATTGCAATAAATTCCGTGACAAAAGATATGATGCTTACATTTAAACTTATGTGCCTGGGTGAAGAAAATCATGATTACCTGACAGTTCATGTTGTTTCATCATCGATAACACCGCAGGCGGGCATTGAATTGACTGATGGTTTGGTAGGAAGATCGGAATACAGCGGTGATGATTACTGGAGAGGTTATTCAATAAATCTTAAAAGAGATCTGTACCCGGAAAATTTTATGAGGATTGTTTTTACCTGGAAGAATGATAACAACGGAACAGGAACTAATCCTGCGGCATTGGATGAAATAAGGATTTCTGAGTTAAGTATGAACTACAATACTTTTCATTCAAAAATAAATCTGCCAAGCGGTCGATATTACGGCGGCTCGTTGATGAGCGGTTACTCAGCATATTTTGTGGGCGGAGATGTAGGCGGACCCCCAACACAGCAGGCAGTGGAAATAGATTACGGCGGACAGGCAGGAAAAGATCTTCCGCAAATCCCTGAAGCAGTAAGATTAAATGAACTGACAAAAATCAACGGAAAGATTTTCAGCATTGGAGGATTTAATACCGGCGCTACTGATCCTACAAATGAAATATATTCATTAGACTTAAAAAGTTTCCAATGGGCTGCGGAAGATTCTTTCCCTAAAAAAATATTCTATCATCGGCTTGCGACTCACGATTGGAAAGCGATCTATTCAATCGGCGGATCTGACGAAACAAATCAGCTTCTGAATAGTGTGTACTACAAATTAGCAGCAAGTACAAACTGGCAAGAAGCAACCCCGCTTCCCGGTGATGGTCGTGCGGATGGCGGTTTGGCAATTCTTGACCGCGAAAATAAAATTTTCTACGTCGGCGGATTTACAAACTCATTTGATTTTCAAAGGCAGGTTGACAGCGTTTTTATCGGGACAATTGATACATCAAATCCCGGTGTAATAACATGGAAAACGGGAACAAGTTTTCCGGGCGGACCCCGGGCAAGGTTACGCGCATTTCCGTGGGGCAGAGATAAAGTTATAGTTGTTGGAGGAACGGACGGAGGTAATTTCAACACTTCAACAATTTTTAATGATGTGTGGGAATACGATCTTTCCGAGGATCAATGGACGCTGCTTGGTAATATGCCGCTTGCATTGTGTGCTTATATGGGCGGGACAGAAAGATTATCCGGAGGATTGTGGGCAATGTATTTAGGCGGAGGAATTAAACCCGGTCCCGCGATTTCAAATACTACTTATGCTTACTTTGATACAGTACAAACTCCGACATCAGTTGAAGACAATGAAATAATTGTTAATGATTATTTTCTTTCACAGAACTATCCCAACCCTTTCAACCCAACTACAAAAATAAAGTTTAGTATTCCTCAAACAACGCGTCCCCTCCCGGGAGGGGAAAGGGGTGGGTTAGTTACACTAAAAGTTTACGACATACTCGGCAATGAAGTTGCAACATTAGTAAACGAAACAAAACCCGCAGGTACTTACGAAGTTGAGTTTAATGCAGAAGGATTATCAAGCGGAGTTTACTTTTATCAATTAAAAGCAGGTAGCTTTATTTCAACAAAAAAACTTTTACTGCTGAAATAA
- a CDS encoding DUF134 domain-containing protein yields MARPKLKRTIRCNPSAYYFKPRGIPISDLEEITLNDDEVEAIRLADLNGLFHEDAAIKMKVSRATFGRVLHSARNKIADSILNGKAIKISESLKQINAKSLSRCNKCGNRFRKRNTANQNICSNCNNK; encoded by the coding sequence ATGGCAAGACCAAAGTTAAAACGAACAATCCGGTGTAATCCTTCAGCATACTACTTTAAGCCGAGGGGCATTCCGATATCTGATCTCGAAGAAATCACTCTAAACGATGATGAGGTGGAAGCTATAAGACTGGCTGACCTTAATGGACTATTTCACGAAGACGCTGCCATTAAAATGAAAGTATCACGTGCAACTTTCGGGCGCGTGCTTCATTCAGCAAGGAATAAAATAGCAGATAGCATTCTAAACGGAAAAGCAATAAAAATTTCAGAGTCACTAAAGCAAATCAATGCTAAATCACTAAGCCGATGTAATAAATGCGGAAACAGGTTTAGGAAAAGAAACACGGCAAATCAAAACATTTGCTCTAATTGTAATAACAAATAA
- a CDS encoding SBBP repeat-containing protein has product MNASFQKLNIFTIVIIIFSFNALIVNAQPVTEEWVARYSHPGTNGSDQARDLTTDNNGNIYVTGGSTRPGASFDIVTIKYNSEGVEQWLADYNHPDSLSDFGNAITVDKSGNVYVTGQSMVYTGLAHSDFLTIKYDQNGVEQWIARYDGPAEQSDFADDIAVDIMGNVYIAGRSTGDSTFVDLAVIKYNSNGVQQWVARYEGPGEEETKALVVDDTGNVFVTAMSVSGSAGYDYITIKYNTNGEQQWLARYNSPGNSNDEPNDITIDNQGNIYVVGTSTIAATGADYLTIKYNPGGLEEWAARYTGLNTTQSERGNAIAVDANGNVYVTGGSFGSTAGGFSDFATVKYNSNGEQQWASRYSYPVAGIDEATCITIDNEGNVYVGGFSQSETNNDYATVKYNADGLEQWVIRYNGSANNSDQINAIALDNVGNVIVTGTSRATGSNEDYTTIKYSQKITGIDPGVNSVPETFFLYQNYPNPFNPATKIKYSIPAVETRHASSLQRVSLIVYDILGNKVATLVNESKPAGTYEVEFNAEGLSSGMYFYQLTTEGFLSCKKMVIIK; this is encoded by the coding sequence ATGAACGCATCATTCCAAAAGCTGAACATTTTCACAATTGTAATAATTATTTTTTCTTTCAATGCCCTTATTGTAAATGCTCAGCCTGTAACGGAGGAGTGGGTCGCTCGCTATTCTCATCCGGGCACTAACGGCAGCGACCAGGCAAGAGATCTGACAACGGATAATAATGGTAATATCTATGTTACTGGCGGAAGCACCAGACCTGGTGCAAGTTTCGATATTGTAACGATAAAATATAATTCCGAAGGAGTTGAACAATGGCTTGCCGATTATAATCATCCCGATAGTCTCAGCGATTTTGGAAATGCCATAACGGTAGATAAGTCAGGCAATGTTTATGTTACCGGGCAAAGTATGGTTTATACCGGTCTTGCTCATTCAGACTTTCTTACAATAAAGTATGATCAGAATGGTGTTGAACAATGGATTGCCAGGTATGATGGACCGGCAGAACAATCTGATTTTGCTGACGACATTGCGGTTGATATTATGGGCAACGTATATATTGCCGGACGAAGTACCGGCGACTCAACTTTTGTGGATCTTGCTGTAATAAAATATAATTCAAATGGTGTGCAGCAATGGGTCGCAAGGTATGAAGGTCCCGGTGAAGAAGAAACAAAAGCATTAGTTGTTGATGATACCGGAAATGTTTTTGTGACCGCGATGAGTGTTTCCGGTAGCGCCGGGTATGACTATATAACAATTAAGTATAACACAAACGGAGAGCAGCAGTGGCTGGCAAGATATAACTCTCCCGGTAATTCAAACGATGAACCGAATGATATTACAATTGACAATCAGGGAAATATTTATGTAGTCGGGACAAGTACCATTGCTGCAACGGGAGCTGATTATTTAACTATAAAATATAATCCGGGTGGTTTGGAAGAATGGGCAGCCCGTTATACAGGACTTAACACAACGCAATCCGAGCGCGGTAATGCGATAGCCGTTGATGCTAATGGAAATGTTTATGTAACGGGCGGAAGTTTCGGAAGTACGGCAGGCGGGTTCAGTGACTTTGCAACGGTAAAATACAACTCAAACGGCGAACAGCAATGGGCTTCAAGGTATAGTTATCCGGTAGCGGGTATTGATGAAGCAACTTGCATCACAATTGATAATGAAGGAAATGTGTACGTTGGAGGATTCAGCCAGAGTGAAACAAATAATGATTATGCTACAGTAAAATATAATGCTGATGGATTGGAGCAGTGGGTTATCAGGTATAACGGATCTGCAAATAACTCTGATCAGATAAATGCAATTGCGCTGGATAATGTTGGGAATGTAATCGTCACAGGCACAAGCAGAGCAACAGGTTCCAATGAAGACTACACTACTATAAAATATTCACAAAAAATAACCGGCATTGATCCCGGGGTTAATTCTGTTCCAGAAACATTTTTCCTGTATCAGAATTATCCCAATCCATTTAACCCGGCCACAAAAATAAAATATTCAATACCTGCCGTAGAGACGAGGCATGCCTCGTCTCTACAAAGGGTAAGTTTAATAGTTTACGATATACTCGGCAATAAAGTTGCGACATTAGTAAATGAATCCAAACCTGCAGGCACTTATGAAGTTGAATTTAACGCAGAAGGATTATCGAGCGGAATGTATTTCTATCAATTAACTACTGAAGGATTTCTTTCATGTAAAAAAATGGTGATTATCAAATAA
- a CDS encoding iron-molybdenum cofactor biosynthesis protein, with protein MKIAVATDDNQTVTGHVGRCNAFIFYTIEDGKIVNREIKENRHTHHKMHEHHHQGEEHSHGHSHSGLISLLDGCKSLIFNHGGWRLIEDLKRYNIEPVMTDISLADEAALLYSTGKLVNKEENACNHH; from the coding sequence ATGAAAATAGCAGTAGCAACTGATGACAATCAAACCGTAACAGGTCACGTGGGAAGATGTAACGCGTTTATTTTCTACACAATTGAAGACGGAAAAATTGTGAACAGGGAAATAAAAGAGAATAGACATACTCATCACAAAATGCATGAACATCATCACCAGGGCGAAGAACACTCACACGGACATAGTCACTCCGGACTGATCAGTTTGCTTGATGGATGCAAGTCTCTGATTTTCAATCACGGCGGATGGCGACTAATTGAAGATCTGAAGCGATACAATATTGAGCCTGTGATGACAGATATTAGCCTTGCTGATGAAGCCGCTCTTTTATACTCAACAGGTAAGCTTGTGAATAAAGAAGAAAACGCCTGCAATCATCACTAA
- a CDS encoding T9SS type A sorting domain-containing protein, with translation MKIILLIICQSLIAVSLAQQVNTEEIPTHYRRGIESPTGYQSYNQKYFGKNFEEEKRKLFPLNRINSGTGVWTELNPNVPRVDYIGVDFINPDTGWAVGELGALIKTTDGGNNWTVIATNTTTLLLKVHSYNGQIVIVTGYDGMILRSSDGGETFEQIVSGTTNDLWGIIMLNNTTGFICGLNQTLLKTTDAGISWHSVNTTLNQHYWAIDFFNEQFGMIACGGGKVLRTTDGGNSWTEHQAGDASALYAIDIIDSTHTAAAGANGKNIYSTDGGFTWLQNNRLQHDELNSIRFINADTGYTIGTYGGESWGIRKTTNRGVTWFSPPLPNLSEWELELLSGGTGYSVGSDLWINKTTGGYDNWDGLFMNRNFVDVYFTDEQNGYAPDGTWIGGPLYKTTDGGEHWFGLPNFPTGVFTSTLRCVVFTDSLTGFVGSAPCRIVKTTDAGNSWRIVNRTGLTDTIGLINKIFFINPTTGWAVTTRGGILKTTDAGENWFAQLEAGSFVTFNSIFFINPLYGWTANEAQWPFKTTNGGDTWIQQTGANIFATRDIYFLDSLNAYTIKILELYKTTNSGNNWFAQLNSQYVLRTFGWLTSSRGFIIGDGIYETTDSGNTWNEILELRNIGLRKLHSPINHIGYSVGYTGLVYRCIDTTIVPVDLSSFFAEINNNTITLEWSTATETNNQGFEILKSNDKQSWKTIVFVEGHGTTTETHSYYFTDKDILSEKVKYRLKQIDYDGTFTYSKIIEVNADLTSTEFVLHQNYPNPFNPTTKIKFTIPAVETRHASSPNAVHLKVFDILGNEIATLVNETKPAGTYEVEFNAEGLSSGVYFYRLRAGSFISTKKLLLLK, from the coding sequence ATGAAAATAATACTGTTAATAATTTGTCAAAGTCTTATTGCGGTTTCACTCGCACAGCAGGTTAATACCGAAGAGATCCCGACTCATTACCGCAGGGGAATTGAATCACCAACCGGTTACCAGTCCTACAACCAAAAATATTTTGGGAAAAACTTTGAAGAAGAAAAAAGAAAACTATTTCCTCTTAACAGAATTAATTCAGGAACCGGTGTTTGGACAGAATTAAATCCCAACGTACCGAGAGTAGATTACATAGGAGTTGATTTTATAAATCCTGATACAGGCTGGGCAGTTGGTGAATTAGGCGCCTTGATTAAAACCACCGATGGAGGAAATAACTGGACAGTAATTGCAACAAACACAACTACGCTTCTTCTCAAAGTCCATTCTTACAATGGACAAATAGTAATAGTAACAGGATATGATGGGATGATACTCCGCTCAAGTGATGGAGGAGAAACATTTGAACAAATTGTTAGCGGAACAACAAATGATCTTTGGGGAATAATAATGTTGAACAACACCACAGGCTTTATCTGTGGACTTAACCAGACTTTACTCAAAACTACAGATGCAGGAATAAGCTGGCATTCTGTAAACACAACATTGAACCAACACTATTGGGCGATTGATTTTTTCAACGAACAATTCGGAATGATAGCCTGTGGCGGAGGGAAAGTATTAAGAACAACTGATGGTGGAAACAGTTGGACGGAACATCAGGCAGGTGATGCAAGCGCTTTATATGCAATTGACATAATTGATTCAACACACACAGCAGCAGCAGGTGCTAATGGGAAAAATATTTATAGTACAGACGGTGGATTTACATGGTTACAAAATAACCGACTGCAGCACGATGAACTTAACAGCATTAGATTTATAAATGCTGATACAGGTTATACAATAGGTACTTATGGTGGAGAAAGCTGGGGAATTAGAAAAACAACAAACAGAGGAGTGACCTGGTTTAGTCCTCCATTGCCGAATCTAAGTGAATGGGAACTTGAACTGCTATCCGGCGGAACGGGATATTCTGTTGGCAGTGATCTCTGGATAAATAAAACAACTGGAGGTTATGATAACTGGGACGGGCTATTTATGAATAGAAATTTTGTTGATGTTTACTTCACAGATGAACAGAATGGTTACGCACCGGATGGAACATGGATAGGAGGACCCCTGTACAAAACAACAGACGGAGGAGAACACTGGTTTGGATTGCCAAACTTTCCAACAGGTGTATTCACATCTACATTAAGATGTGTTGTGTTCACTGACAGCCTTACAGGATTTGTTGGCAGTGCACCTTGCAGGATAGTAAAGACAACAGACGCAGGTAACAGTTGGCGTATAGTTAACAGAACAGGGCTAACAGATACGATAGGATTGATAAACAAGATTTTCTTTATAAACCCAACAACCGGATGGGCAGTTACTACAAGAGGCGGAATACTTAAAACAACGGATGCAGGTGAAAACTGGTTTGCTCAACTGGAGGCTGGGTCTTTTGTAACATTTAATAGTATTTTTTTTATCAATCCTTTGTATGGCTGGACTGCAAACGAAGCACAATGGCCATTTAAGACTACAAACGGTGGTGATACTTGGATTCAGCAAACAGGGGCAAATATATTTGCAACAAGAGACATTTATTTCCTCGATTCATTAAATGCTTATACAATTAAAATTCTTGAGCTCTATAAAACAACGAACTCTGGTAATAATTGGTTTGCTCAACTTAACTCACAATATGTACTCAGAACATTTGGATGGTTAACATCAAGCCGAGGCTTCATTATTGGAGATGGGATTTATGAAACGACTGACAGTGGAAATACTTGGAATGAAATTTTAGAATTAAGAAATATTGGTTTAAGAAAACTTCATTCACCAATAAATCATATTGGTTACTCAGTTGGATATACTGGCTTAGTATATAGATGTATTGATACTACAATAGTTCCAGTGGATCTATCTTCATTTTTTGCAGAGATAAATAACAATACTATTACCCTAGAATGGTCCACAGCAACGGAAACAAATAATCAAGGATTTGAAATATTAAAATCAAATGATAAACAAAGCTGGAAAACTATTGTATTTGTTGAAGGCCACGGAACAACAACAGAGACTCATTCATATTATTTCACTGATAAAGATATTCTATCAGAAAAAGTTAAGTACAGATTAAAACAAATTGATTATGATGGAACATTTACATATTCAAAAATAATTGAAGTGAATGCTGATCTAACATCAACAGAATTTGTGCTTCACCAGAACTATCCCAATCCCTTCAACCCAACAACAAAAATAAAGTTTACAATACCTGCCGTAGAGACGAGGCACGCCTCGTCTCCGAACGCTGTGCATTTAAAAGTCTTCGACATACTCGGCAATGAAATTGCTACATTAGTAAACGAAACAAAGCCCGCAGGTACTTACGAAGTTGAGTTTAATGCAGAAGGATTGTCAAGCGGAGTATATTTCTATCGGTTAAGAGCAGGTAGCTTTATTTCAACAAAAAAACTTTTACTGCTGAAATAA
- a CDS encoding VOC family protein has translation MANLINWVEIPVTDMDRAVKFYTDVLGGEFQRVEMYGIKMAFFPMEDQKEVSGSLCQGEGYKPTMDGPKLYLNGGEDLSVPLGKVEKAGGKITMPKTKINDDIGYMAFFIDCEGNNMAFHSPR, from the coding sequence ATGGCTAACTTAATTAATTGGGTAGAGATCCCGGTAACAGATATGGATCGCGCGGTAAAGTTTTATACCGATGTACTCGGCGGCGAATTTCAGCGTGTTGAAATGTACGGTATTAAAATGGCTTTCTTTCCTATGGAAGATCAAAAGGAAGTCAGTGGTTCACTGTGCCAGGGTGAAGGTTACAAACCGACTATGGACGGACCGAAACTTTATTTAAATGGCGGTGAGGATCTTAGCGTTCCTCTTGGCAAAGTGGAAAAAGCGGGAGGAAAAATTACAATGCCTAAAACTAAAATTAATGATGATATAGGTTATATGGCTTTCTTCATTGACTGTGAAGGAAACAACATGGCATTCCATTCGCCCAGATAA
- a CDS encoding T9SS type A sorting domain-containing protein, whose product MKWVLLPVFLMLIAFSVHAQTNYVAVNNGNWDNPSTWMPPGIPGELDVVTIDSGYIVKTNGYREVAGYNQIFGTLIVNGENGSLYVHDVGSWVNGQIYDSTSTHNGTFVVPIGGLFTINEGTAQNKWLMGGITLLNEGHIRIEDQMAVFDASIIDNRGLFEIISDLWIGTSITQNGQFINRGTVLKSGGNANSQFSYGIYFTNMNGTINVQHGALNFLCDGTYTDGIYNAEFDAKLVFYSNGTHIFEGILKGSPAGRVEYLGGQLILGSQIVVLDFTGTGFTWSASTISGGNTLSIPDTCLLVLVPGISNKRLIGRTTIHNLGTIKAESGFVVMDSSVVNNYGLVDIVTDAQFTTTIPDYGIFNNYGTVKKSGGNTFSTWGTMWDFKNHNGGTIDAASGEIRFLRLETFISSVITGDASILVPANFSNRGITRPGNSVGTMNYVGNYLPTVNSVLEIELGGLNPGSEHDQLNINGSAVLNGDLKIDLVNGFIPDAGDMFTIITSTFSITDSFPDIIVPDGLFVSVEVNNNNVKVIVDSVGVLSVEEISNGAIAENFELMQNYPNPFNPSTKIQFSIPQSSIVLLEVYNINGEKAATLVSEELNQGIYSYEWNAGSLASGVYFYSLTAGSFREIRKMILMK is encoded by the coding sequence ATGAAATGGGTACTTTTACCTGTGTTTCTTATGCTGATTGCTTTTTCTGTTCATGCTCAGACAAATTATGTTGCTGTAAATAACGGCAACTGGGATAATCCCTCAACATGGATGCCCCCTGGAATTCCCGGAGAATTAGATGTTGTTACAATTGACAGCGGATACATTGTAAAGACTAATGGCTATAGAGAAGTTGCAGGCTATAATCAGATATTCGGGACACTAATAGTAAATGGAGAAAACGGGTCATTATATGTTCACGATGTCGGCAGTTGGGTTAACGGTCAGATTTATGACAGCACATCAACACACAACGGAACTTTCGTTGTTCCAATCGGCGGTTTGTTTACAATCAACGAGGGAACCGCACAGAATAAATGGCTGATGGGAGGAATAACATTGTTGAATGAAGGTCACATAAGAATAGAAGATCAAATGGCTGTGTTCGACGCATCCATAATTGATAACAGGGGTCTGTTCGAAATTATCTCTGACCTTTGGATCGGAACGAGCATTACACAAAACGGACAGTTCATCAACAGGGGCACTGTACTTAAAAGCGGGGGAAATGCAAATTCACAATTCAGTTACGGAATTTATTTCACAAACATGAACGGGACTATCAATGTGCAGCATGGCGCATTAAATTTTTTATGTGATGGTACGTATACAGACGGAATATATAATGCGGAGTTTGATGCAAAGCTTGTGTTTTATTCAAACGGCACCCACATTTTTGAGGGTATCTTAAAAGGATCACCGGCGGGACGTGTTGAATATTTAGGCGGGCAGCTTATTCTTGGCAGCCAGATAGTTGTGCTTGATTTTACCGGGACCGGATTCACCTGGAGCGCTTCAACTATATCCGGAGGCAACACTTTATCAATTCCCGATACATGTCTTCTTGTCTTAGTTCCGGGAATTTCAAACAAAAGATTAATCGGCAGAACAACCATTCATAACCTTGGAACAATAAAGGCTGAAAGTGGTTTTGTTGTTATGGATTCCTCGGTGGTGAACAACTATGGTTTGGTGGACATTGTAACAGACGCACAGTTTACAACAACAATACCTGATTACGGAATATTTAATAACTACGGTACGGTAAAGAAAAGCGGCGGAAACACTTTCAGTACATGGGGAACAATGTGGGATTTTAAAAATCATAACGGCGGAACTATTGATGCAGCATCGGGTGAGATCAGGTTTTTAAGATTGGAAACTTTTATATCCTCGGTAATAACAGGTGATGCTTCAATATTAGTTCCTGCAAATTTCAGCAACAGAGGAATTACCAGACCGGGAAACTCAGTCGGCACAATGAACTATGTAGGCAACTATCTCCCAACTGTAAATTCAGTTCTTGAAATTGAACTTGGCGGATTGAATCCGGGATCTGAACACGATCAGCTAAACATAAATGGCAGTGCGGTTCTAAATGGTGATCTTAAAATAGATTTGGTAAATGGATTTATTCCAGATGCCGGAGATATGTTCACTATAATCACTTCGACATTCAGCATAACGGATAGTTTCCCCGATATAATTGTTCCTGATGGACTATTCGTTTCCGTTGAAGTGAACAATAACAATGTTAAAGTTATTGTTGACAGTGTGGGAGTGTTGTCTGTAGAAGAAATATCAAACGGAGCAATCGCAGAAAACTTTGAACTAATGCAGAACTATCCAAACCCGTTCAACCCTTCAACGAAAATACAATTTTCAATTCCGCAATCATCAATTGTTTTGCTTGAAGTTTACAACATAAACGGAGAAAAAGCGGCAACACTTGTTTCAGAAGAATTAAACCAGGGTATTTACAGTTATGAATGGAACGCAGGATCACTCGCCAGCGGAGTTTATTTTTATTCGCTGACGGCGGGTTCATTCAGAGAAATAAGAAAAATGATACTGATGAAATAG